The genomic region CCAACAAGTCTTCACTGAGGTGGTCTCTGTTTTTCATCTCATCGGCGAATCTAACACCCTGATTATTTACAAGTATGCCTCCGTTACCACGGATAGCTTCTGTGATTAACATACCATAGTGTGGTGATACAGTAGGGTGGGTCTGGATATATTCCATATCAGTAAACTTTGCGCCTATTTTATCTGCTAACTCAATAAAATCTCCTGTAGCGCTAGGACTATTGGTTGTATGATAACCTTTTAGGTTTGGATTGTAATAAACAAACTGCTCACTGCTTCCACCAAATCCACCTGTGGCTACCACAACACTGTTACATTTTATATCATAGATTTTGCCTGTGTTATCAATAACCTGTACCTTTTTAACCTTATCGTCTCTATCTAGCTCTATCTCTACTGCCTTATGTTCTAATCTTAAGTCTACACTGGATTTTTGTATTGCGCTGCTAAGTGTCTTTACTACCTCACTGCCGATGGGTTGACCACCTGAGGGTCTATGAGTTCTTGCTTTACTATGGCCTGCTAAGATACCTACATCATCTAAATCTGCGCCTAGGTCAGTAAGCCAACTTACAGCATCAGCACTATTGTCTATTAAAACTTCAATCAATTCAACAGAATTTAATCCATGCCCTGACTCTAATATATCATTTAAAAATATATTTTTACTGTCTTTGATTTCTCTTTCTTTTTGCTGTGGTGTAAGTACTGCATTCATCCCTGCTGTTGCACGTACAGTATTTCCACCAACATAAGGCATTTTTTCTAACAAAACTACAGAAGAGCCTTGATTTTCAGCTTCTAAAGAGGCGCTCATCCCGCCAGCCCCTGCGCCTATAACTACTACATCTACTTTAATAGCTGGTTCA from Proteinivorax hydrogeniformans harbors:
- a CDS encoding flavocytochrome c, with amino-acid sequence MEKIKIVIIILAMVLIPISLAYWFLFEPAIKVDVVVIGAGAGGMSASLEAENQGSSVVLLEKMPYVGGNTVRATAGMNAVLTPQQKEREIKDSKNIFLNDILESGHGLNSVELIEVLIDNSADAVSWLTDLGADLDDVGILAGHSKARTHRPSGGQPIGSEVVKTLSSAIQKSSVDLRLEHKAVEIELDRDDKVKKVQVIDNTGKIYDIKCNSVVVATGGFGGSSEQFVYYNPNLKGYHTTNSPSATGDFIELADKIGAKFTDMEYIQTHPTVSPHYGMLITEAIRGNGGILVNNQGVRFADEMKNRDHLSEDLLAQPDREVYLIFNEDIRQPLAASDDYIDMNIVLSSDTIEELARLG